The following DNA comes from Enterocloster bolteae.
AAGCTCAATCTGGTGACGAATCCTCTGGGGCGGCCTGCGGCGAAAGAGCTTTGCGGGCGCCTGGGACAGGAATGGGTCTATCTGCCGGTGAGCTATGACTGGGAACAGATAAGGGAACACTGGAAATGTCTGTCGGATTTGCTGGAACTGGATTTTGACTCCATCTGGAAAGAAGTAGAGATGGACCAGCTATGGCAGAAGGCAGAGACGGCCCTGGAAACGCTTGCGGGAGAGCTTGCGGGGTGGTCTGTGGCCATTGACTACACGGCATCTTCCAGGCCCTTTGGCATGGCGAAGCTGCTTGTCAAATGCGGTTTCCGGGTGGAACGTATTTATGCGGATACCATATCGCCGGAAGAAGAGGATACCTTTGCCTGGCTTAAGAAGCAATGTCCCCGGATGCTGCTCTGTCCCACGGTATACCACAAGATGGCGGTTCTGCCTAGGACATGGTGCCGGGAGGCGGGAGGAAAGGTGCTGGCAATCGGGCAGAAGGCAGCCTACTTTACAGGGACTTCTCATTTTGTAAATATGGTGGAGGACGGAGGACTGTATGGGTACGGCGGTATCCTGGAGCTGGCCGCCATGATGGAAGAAGCTGCCGGGGAAGAAAAGGATACGGAAAAACTGATACAGGTAAAGGGATGGGGGTGCTGCTGTTGAAACGGACAAACCGGATTCTGCCGGTATACGCGGCGGATATATCAGGAATCTGCTCGGCCTTATATGAGCTGGGCGGGATGACTGTGATGCATGATGCCTCAGGCTGCAATTCCACCTACACTACCCATGATGAGCCAAGGTGGTACTCCATGGACAGTATGGTGTATATCTCAGCCCTGTCGGAGCTGGAAGCAGTCATGGGGGACGATGAAAAGCTGGTGCGGGATATTGTGGACGCAGCGCTGAATCTTTGTCCGGCATTTATATGCATTGGGGGAACCCCTATTCCCATGATGATGGGAACTGACTTTAAGGGGATTGCCAGAATGATTGAAAATAAGACCGGAATCCCCACGTTTGGTATTGCCACCAATGGAATGCATTCCTATGTCCGCGGGGCAGGGGAGGCTCTGAGGTGGATTGTGAAACGGTTCTGCCCGCCCGGGATTAAGGCGGACAGGCCGGCAGCCCTGAAAGTTAATATACTGGGAGTCACTCCGCTGGATTTTTCCCTTACGGGAAACACAGCCAGATTAAAGGATTTTCTCAGAAGCCATGGAATGGAGACCGTGGGATGCTGGGCCATGGAAAGCGGCCTGGATGAACTGCGGCTGGCGGGTCTGGCCGACATAAATCTGGTGGTATCGGCAGTGGGACTTCCGGCGGCCGCAGAGCTAAAGAAGATGTACGGAACGCCCTGGGTGGTGGGAACACCTGTGGGCAGGAGAACATCCGGGCGTCTGGCAGAATGCATCCGGCAGGCGGCGCGGACCGGTGAAAACCAAAGCCTGTTTGATGGTGCCGGGTATGTGGCCTCATGGGATGCAGACGCGTGCATCCGGCCAGATTTGGGGCTTGCCGGTCTGCCTGAGGATTTATCCGGCAGAAAGGTTCTTATCATTGGGGAACAGGTCATAGCAGGTTCCCTGCGGTGCTGTCTGCGGGAGGAGTGGGGCGCGGACCAGGTAACCGTGCTTTGCCCCACAGAGGGGGAGAAGGCCCTTGCTCTGGAGGGAGACATCATTGACTGGGATGAGGATGAAGTTATCCGCGCAATAGCGGAAAGTACGGTTGTGGTGGCGGATCCCCTGTACCGCCAGGTGTGTCCTGCCCACAGGAATATTGTGTTTGTGGATTTTCCCCATGAGGCATGTTCCGGCAGAATGTATCACAGTATTATGAGGCCCTTTGTGTGCGCTCCGGATGATTCGGTTTAAGGGTAAACAGGTATAAATACAGGTGATACACAAAGGGTAAAAATAAAGGGTTGTAAGGAGAGGAAGAGTATTATGAAAAAGTTAACAGCAATCATTTTAAGCGTGTGCCTTGGGGCCGCCGGATTAACAGGCTGCCAGGCCGGGGCATCAGAAACACCGGCTGCGTCAAGCCGGGCCGCAGACACCGGCCGGCAGCAGGCGGAAAAGGAACCGAAAGAGGAGACAAAAAGCCGGGAAGACTCCGCCGGGGAACCAGATGCATCCCAATCCGGCGGCACTGTTATTATAACAGACCATGCGGGCAGCCAGGTGGAAATACCCAGGGAAGTGAACCGTGTGGTGGTAACGGATATCCTTCCTCTCCCCTCCATCATCACGGTGTTCCTGGGATCCGGGGAGAAAATCGTGGGTATGGCGCCGGCCAGCATGAGCGCCGCCAGGACAGGGCTTCTGGGAGAGCTGTTTCCCGACATCCTGAATGCCAGCACGGATTTTATGAACGGCAGTGATATCAACATGGAAGAGCTCATGAAACTGGAGCCAGATGTGGTATTTTATAATGCGGGCAGCAAGGAAATCGGGGAGGCGCTGCGCTCTGCCGGGTTTGCGGCAGTTGCGGTATCTGTAAATAAATGGAATTACGACAGCATAGAGACTTACGACCAGTGGATTAGCCTGCTGAGCCAGATTTTCCCGGAAAAGGGTGATACGGCGGAGCAGGTCTCCCGGTACAGCCAGAACATATATGAGGATATCCAGAATAAGGTGTCCGGTTTAAAGGATGAGGAAAAGAAGGATATCCTGTTCCTGTTTAATTACAGTGATACCACCATGGTGACCTCGGGTAAGAAATTTTTCGGCCAGTTCTGGTGCGACGCAGTGGGAGGCCGCAATGTGGCGGAAGGTGTGGCGGCTGAGAATTCCAATGCGGTTATCAACATGGAACAGGTCTATGAATGGAATCCGGATATTATTTTTATCACTAATTTTACCCCGGTCCAGCCTGAGGACCTCTATGAAAATGCGGTTGGACAGGACGACTGGAGTCCGGTAAAGGCGGTACAGGACAAGAATGTATATAAACTTCCTCTCGGCACCTACAGAAGTTATACGCCCAGCACGGATACGCCCATGACGCTTCTGTGGATGGCAAAACAGGTATATCCGGACCTGTTTTCGGATGTGGACATGACCCAGGAGGTAAAGGATTATTATAAGGAACTATACGGCGTGGATTTAAGCGGAGAGCAGGTACAGAGGATGTACCATCCTGGCCGGGAGGCAGCGGCCGGATATAAGAAATAGGCGTTAATGCACAAAGCCGGAATGATATGAGGGTGGAATAAACGTATGAATGGAAGTAAACGAAGCTGGAACCGGTACTGGACCCTGGGTTCCCTGGCAGTAATTTTTGCAGCCGCGGCCGCGGCCATGGCAATCGGCCGGTTTACCATTGCTCCCAAGGAGCTGGCGGCTGTGCTGATACCTGGTTCCTTCCCGGATGTCCAGGTTTCGGGACAGGTGAGGACGGTCATATCCAATATCCGTTTTCCCAGGGTGGTGCTGGCCCTTTTGTCCGGGGCAGGGCTGGCGGCGGCCGGGGCGGCATTTCAGGGATTATTTGCCAATCCCCTGGCTACCCCGGATACACTGGGAGCTGCCAATGGAGCCTCCTTTGGGGCTGTCCTTGGCATTCTGTTAGGTCTTCCGGCCTTCGGCATACAGACCCTTGCCATGATTACAGGAGTTGCGGCCGTGCTCATGGCCTGGAGCGTGGCCCAGGTAAGGGGCACCATTCCTCCGCTGATGGTTATACTGGCAGGCATGGTGGTCAGCTCCCTGTTTTCCGCCCTGGTATCTCTGGTGAAGTATGCGGCGGATCCCCAGGACGTACTTCCTTCCATTACATACTGGCTTATGGGAAGCATGGCATCCACCACCAGGACCACTCTTATTATGGGGGCGCCTTTTATCCTTGCAGGAAGCCTGCTTTTGTTCCTTTTGAGATGGAAGCTTAATACCATGTCGCTTCCTGAGGACGAGGCAAAGTCTCTGGGCATTCCGGTAAAGAGAATCCGCAGCCTGGTGATTCTGGGGGCAGCCATGGTGACCGCGGCTGTTGTCTCCATGTGCGGACAGATTGGCTGGATAGGACTTCTCATTCCCCACATGGTGCGCATGATATTCGGAAATGACAACCGATCAGTGGTTCCCGCCAGTATGGCATCGGGAGCCCTGTTTATGCTCATAATTGATACCGCGGCCAGGTCGGTCATGGCCACGGAAATACCTGTATCCATATTGACATCTCTTATAGGAGCGCCCTGTTTCATACTGCTCCTCAGAAAGACAGGAGGTATCCGTTTATGATATTTGAGGTAAGGGACGGAGGATTCGGCTATTCCTCCCATGAATGTATATTAAAAAATGTAAACTTCTCCCTGGATGAACCCCAGGTGCTGTCTGTCCTGGGAGCCAACGGCGCAGGAAAGACCACTTTGCTTAAATGTATGCTGGGACTTCTGGAGTGGAACACAGGAGGCACCTTTGTGGACGGCGTCAACATAAAAGACATCCCGTATAACCAGCTGTGGCAGAAGATTGGGTACGTACCCCAGGCAAAGGCGTCGGCCTTTGCCTACAGCACGCAGGAGATGGTGATTTTAGGAAGAAATGCCCATCTGGGCACCTTCAGACAGCCTAAAAAGAGGGACTGGGAAATAGCAGAGGCCTGTATGGAAGAGATTGGAATAGGATATCTTAAGGGTAAGCTTTGCAGCCACATCAGCGGCGGAGAACTGCAGATGGTGCTTATTGCCAGGGCGCTGGCTGCAAATCCGTCCATTCTGGTGTTGGATGAGCCGGAATCCAACCTGGACTTCAGGAACCAGCTTATTGTGCTGGAGGCCATTGAACGCCTGTGCAGGGAAAAGCATATATCCGCTGTTGTGAACACCCATTATCCGGAACACGCTTTGTCCATTTCCCAGAAAGCCCTGCTGCTCACCGCCCATGGGACCACCCTGTTCGGACCAACGGATGAGATACTGAGCGAGGAACATCTCAATGAGGCGTTTGGGGTGGAGGTCAGGCTGTATCCGTTAACCTTAAGGAACAGGACGTATACCTGTGTCCTGCCTTTGGGACTGAAAGAAAGAATGGAAAGAGGTGCATGATGGAGCGGGTGATTACGCTGGTGGATAAACTGGCCAAGTCTCATGTGCTTTCCAGGGAGG
Coding sequences within:
- a CDS encoding ABC transporter substrate-binding protein translates to MKKLTAIILSVCLGAAGLTGCQAGASETPAASSRAADTGRQQAEKEPKEETKSREDSAGEPDASQSGGTVIITDHAGSQVEIPREVNRVVVTDILPLPSIITVFLGSGEKIVGMAPASMSAARTGLLGELFPDILNASTDFMNGSDINMEELMKLEPDVVFYNAGSKEIGEALRSAGFAAVAVSVNKWNYDSIETYDQWISLLSQIFPEKGDTAEQVSRYSQNIYEDIQNKVSGLKDEEKKDILFLFNYSDTTMVTSGKKFFGQFWCDAVGGRNVAEGVAAENSNAVINMEQVYEWNPDIIFITNFTPVQPEDLYENAVGQDDWSPVKAVQDKNVYKLPLGTYRSYTPSTDTPMTLLWMAKQVYPDLFSDVDMTQEVKDYYKELYGVDLSGEQVQRMYHPGREAAAGYKK
- a CDS encoding nitrogenase component 1, translated to MGVLLLKRTNRILPVYAADISGICSALYELGGMTVMHDASGCNSTYTTHDEPRWYSMDSMVYISALSELEAVMGDDEKLVRDIVDAALNLCPAFICIGGTPIPMMMGTDFKGIARMIENKTGIPTFGIATNGMHSYVRGAGEALRWIVKRFCPPGIKADRPAALKVNILGVTPLDFSLTGNTARLKDFLRSHGMETVGCWAMESGLDELRLAGLADINLVVSAVGLPAAAELKKMYGTPWVVGTPVGRRTSGRLAECIRQAARTGENQSLFDGAGYVASWDADACIRPDLGLAGLPEDLSGRKVLIIGEQVIAGSLRCCLREEWGADQVTVLCPTEGEKALALEGDIIDWDEDEVIRAIAESTVVVADPLYRQVCPAHRNIVFVDFPHEACSGRMYHSIMRPFVCAPDDSV
- a CDS encoding ABC transporter ATP-binding protein, coding for MIFEVRDGGFGYSSHECILKNVNFSLDEPQVLSVLGANGAGKTTLLKCMLGLLEWNTGGTFVDGVNIKDIPYNQLWQKIGYVPQAKASAFAYSTQEMVILGRNAHLGTFRQPKKRDWEIAEACMEEIGIGYLKGKLCSHISGGELQMVLIARALAANPSILVLDEPESNLDFRNQLIVLEAIERLCREKHISAVVNTHYPEHALSISQKALLLTAHGTTLFGPTDEILSEEHLNEAFGVEVRLYPLTLRNRTYTCVLPLGLKERMERGA
- a CDS encoding FecCD family ABC transporter permease, whose translation is MNGSKRSWNRYWTLGSLAVIFAAAAAAMAIGRFTIAPKELAAVLIPGSFPDVQVSGQVRTVISNIRFPRVVLALLSGAGLAAAGAAFQGLFANPLATPDTLGAANGASFGAVLGILLGLPAFGIQTLAMITGVAAVLMAWSVAQVRGTIPPLMVILAGMVVSSLFSALVSLVKYAADPQDVLPSITYWLMGSMASTTRTTLIMGAPFILAGSLLLFLLRWKLNTMSLPEDEAKSLGIPVKRIRSLVILGAAMVTAAVVSMCGQIGWIGLLIPHMVRMIFGNDNRSVVPASMASGALFMLIIDTAARSVMATEIPVSILTSLIGAPCFILLLRKTGGIRL